Proteins co-encoded in one Sinobacterium norvegicum genomic window:
- a CDS encoding FdhF/YdeP family oxidoreductase, which yields MSQDHDDNLPYTNAAGGWDALKSSAKHLIQSEDAAKGVKTLLKANQPGGFDCPGCAWGETPTAGKIDFCENGVKAIAWEVTSKRADAAFFAQHSLSELRTWSDYALEKSGRLCEPMWYDGVDDYYRPISWQQAFDKIATELNALDSANEALFYTSGRASNEVAYLYQLFGRAFGTNNFPDCSNMCHEASGVGLGQSIGTGKGTVTMDDFDRAEAIFVFGQNPGTNHPRMLATLRKASKRGAQVVAINNLKERGLQRFSDPQSAKELLIGSSTAISQHYITPRLGGDMALLRGMAKYLLANDSPEQPLLDHDFIAQHCNGFAAYQAAVNATGWQKITEQSGVEQAEIEKLAAIYGNSQRTIFTWAMGITQHRHSVATIRELVNLLLMKGNIGKAGAGACPVRGHSNVQGNRTVGINERPPAALLDALQQRYDFSVPREDGLNTVESIQAMLDKTATVFIGLGGNFAAATPDTAVTHRALGSCRLSSHISTKLNRSHVVTGQQALILPCLGRTEIDRQSSGEQMITVEDSMSMVHSSQGSNEPATAQLRSETAIIAGIAQATLGQSVSGIDWLSMADDYQRIRDEIAAVLPGFEDFNQRIHSERGFHLTNSAAQRQWRTKTSSANFSDSKLPDELIHERKQHCGKTTFTLQTLRSHDQYNTTIYGMNDRYRGVQGERRVLFMNVKDIKKEGLKDGDWIDITTVNQPGDDTLRQVHRFKVVEFQIPKGCLAAYYPETNPLVPLGSTADGCGTPTYKSIAVQLTPTAAE from the coding sequence ATGAGCCAAGACCACGACGACAACCTTCCTTATACCAATGCCGCCGGTGGTTGGGATGCGCTGAAGAGCTCGGCCAAACATCTGATTCAAAGCGAGGATGCCGCCAAGGGTGTCAAGACACTGCTCAAGGCCAACCAACCCGGTGGCTTCGACTGCCCCGGCTGCGCCTGGGGTGAAACACCGACAGCGGGCAAGATTGATTTTTGTGAAAACGGCGTCAAGGCCATTGCCTGGGAGGTGACCAGCAAGCGCGCCGATGCCGCCTTTTTTGCCCAGCACAGCCTGAGCGAGCTGCGCACATGGAGCGACTACGCGCTGGAGAAAAGCGGCCGATTGTGTGAACCGATGTGGTATGACGGCGTCGATGATTACTATCGCCCCATCAGCTGGCAGCAGGCCTTCGACAAAATCGCCACTGAACTCAACGCCCTCGACAGTGCCAACGAGGCGCTGTTTTACACCTCTGGCCGCGCCAGTAACGAGGTCGCCTATCTGTACCAGTTGTTTGGCCGCGCCTTCGGCACCAATAACTTTCCCGATTGCTCAAACATGTGTCACGAGGCCTCCGGTGTCGGCCTCGGCCAGAGTATCGGAACCGGCAAGGGCACTGTTACCATGGATGACTTTGATCGGGCCGAGGCAATTTTTGTCTTCGGCCAAAACCCCGGCACCAATCACCCCAGAATGCTGGCCACCCTGCGCAAGGCGTCGAAACGCGGTGCCCAAGTCGTCGCCATTAACAATTTAAAAGAACGCGGTTTGCAGCGTTTTTCCGACCCCCAGAGCGCCAAGGAATTACTCATTGGCAGCAGCACTGCCATCAGCCAACACTATATTACTCCCCGGCTTGGCGGCGATATGGCGCTGCTGCGCGGCATGGCCAAATACCTGCTGGCCAATGACAGCCCCGAGCAACCGCTGCTCGATCACGATTTTATCGCTCAGCACTGCAATGGTTTTGCCGCCTATCAAGCCGCGGTTAACGCGACGGGCTGGCAGAAAATCACCGAGCAGAGCGGTGTCGAACAGGCCGAGATTGAAAAGCTGGCGGCGATTTATGGTAACAGTCAACGCACGATATTCACCTGGGCCATGGGTATTACCCAGCACCGCCACTCTGTCGCCACCATCCGCGAACTGGTTAATCTGCTGCTGATGAAGGGTAATATTGGCAAGGCCGGTGCCGGCGCCTGCCCAGTGCGCGGCCACTCCAATGTGCAGGGCAACCGCACCGTTGGCATCAACGAGCGACCACCGGCGGCGCTGCTCGACGCCTTACAACAGCGCTATGACTTCAGCGTCCCGCGTGAGGATGGCCTCAATACCGTCGAGTCTATTCAGGCCATGCTCGATAAAACCGCCACCGTCTTCATCGGCCTCGGCGGTAACTTTGCCGCCGCCACCCCCGACACCGCCGTCACCCATCGGGCACTGGGCAGCTGCCGATTAAGCAGCCATATCAGTACCAAGCTCAATCGCAGCCATGTCGTCACTGGCCAGCAGGCATTGATTCTGCCCTGCCTCGGACGCACCGAGATTGACCGCCAGAGCAGTGGCGAACAGATGATTACCGTCGAGGATTCGATGAGTATGGTTCACAGCTCCCAGGGCAGCAATGAACCGGCAACGGCGCAGCTGCGCTCAGAAACCGCCATTATTGCCGGCATTGCACAGGCGACACTCGGTCAATCTGTGTCGGGTATTGATTGGCTGTCGATGGCCGATGACTACCAGCGTATTCGCGATGAGATCGCTGCCGTACTGCCCGGCTTCGAAGATTTCAATCAGCGCATTCACAGTGAACGTGGCTTTCACCTGACGAACAGTGCCGCTCAACGGCAGTGGCGCACGAAGACGAGCAGCGCCAATTTCAGCGACAGCAAACTACCCGATGAATTGATTCACGAGCGTAAACAACACTGCGGCAAGACCACTTTCACCCTGCAAACACTGCGTTCACATGATCAATATAACACCACAATTTACGGTATGAACGACCGTTATCGCGGCGTGCAAGGCGAGCGACGCGTGCTATTTATGAACGTCAAAGACATCAAAAAAGAAGGCCTCAAAGATGGCGACTGGATAGACATTACCACCGTCAATCAACCCGGCGACGACACCCTGCGACAGGTGCATCGTTTTAAGGTGGTCGAGTTTCAAATCCCCAAGGGTTGTCTGGCCGCCTATTATCCCGAGACCAATCCACTGGTGCCGCTTGGCAGCACCGCCGATGGCTGCGGCACCCCCACCTATAAATCTATTGCTGTGCAGCTGACCCCAACCGCGGCAGAATAA
- a CDS encoding sulfite exporter TauE/SafE family protein, translated as MPIEFSLGIIAFITSVIAGVVGFGGGMLLIAILPIFLSPSIIIPIHGATQLASNASRMAFSLSDVKWALLPKFLAGSLIGTLLFGLLLVNMPVDTVPLAIGIYILLNLWSPRFGRFISHYESYYLIGLLQTGLSLVVGATGPLSLSVLTKQLNCKNEIIATSSMFMSISHLVKIPVFGLIGFSLFDHSYLLAMMILGSVAGSFVGTQLRRAADNQRLITIIKLLLTAMAIKMIVAVVLF; from the coding sequence ATGCCGATTGAATTCAGCCTTGGCATTATCGCTTTTATCACCTCTGTCATTGCCGGTGTTGTCGGCTTTGGCGGCGGTATGCTGTTGATTGCAATTCTACCGATCTTCCTAAGCCCCAGTATTATCATTCCCATCCACGGCGCAACCCAGCTGGCCAGCAACGCTTCCCGCATGGCGTTTTCCCTCAGCGATGTGAAATGGGCGCTACTGCCCAAGTTCTTGGCCGGTTCTCTTATCGGTACCCTGCTGTTTGGTCTACTGCTGGTCAATATGCCCGTCGATACTGTGCCGCTGGCCATCGGTATCTATATTCTGCTGAATTTATGGAGTCCGCGCTTTGGCCGCTTTATCAGCCACTATGAGAGCTACTACCTGATCGGCCTGCTGCAAACCGGCCTCAGCTTAGTCGTCGGCGCCACGGGGCCGCTGTCGCTTAGCGTGCTAACAAAACAACTAAACTGCAAGAATGAAATCATCGCCACCAGTTCGATGTTTATGTCAATCAGCCACCTGGTGAAGATTCCTGTGTTCGGCCTCATCGGTTTCTCACTGTTCGATCACAGCTATTTATTGGCCATGATGATTCTCGGTTCTGTCGCCGGCTCGTTTGTCGGCACCCAGCTGCGTCGCGCCGCCGATAACCAGCGTCTTATCACTATTATTAAGCTACTACTGACGGCCATGGCAATCAAAATGATTGTCGCCGTTGTACTCTTTTAA
- a CDS encoding NAD(P)/FAD-dependent oxidoreductase, protein MFGLKATPVEQEHTDSYYAATANNTTQYPPLNGDVSVDIAVVGGGFSGVNTALELAEKGYTVALIEAKRIGWGATGRNGGQIIGGIGHSHDRFKKAIGDEGIRALYDMGNECCEIIRERVAKYNIDCDLTWGYADVALKPRHMREFEATAEYHQKMGYPYDLTLLDKAELNQQVVGSERYIGGLINRQGYGHVHPLNLCLGEARALASLGGLIYEQSPVTRVVEGDQPEVHTEHGRVKAKHVVLCGNAYMGELKPALSKKVLPSNSCVITTEPLGDLADTLMPGNVACCDPRTALDYFRLTADGRLLFGGLSNYTGLEPSNIEATLRKNMLAVFPQLADKRIDYSWSGQMGIGINRLPQLGRLEGNVYYIQAFSGHGVAPTHLTARVTAELIDGQASRHDVFAKVNHMTWPGGKLLRRPAMAVGMLWFKMLDLL, encoded by the coding sequence ATGTTCGGATTAAAAGCGACGCCTGTCGAACAGGAACACACAGATAGCTACTACGCAGCCACAGCTAACAACACCACACAATACCCACCGCTAAACGGCGACGTTAGTGTCGACATCGCCGTCGTCGGCGGTGGCTTCAGCGGCGTTAACACCGCATTAGAACTGGCCGAGAAAGGCTATACCGTGGCATTGATCGAGGCCAAACGTATTGGCTGGGGGGCCACCGGTCGCAATGGCGGCCAGATTATTGGCGGCATCGGTCACAGCCACGACCGCTTCAAGAAAGCCATTGGTGACGAGGGGATTCGCGCACTCTATGACATGGGCAATGAGTGCTGCGAAATCATCCGCGAGCGGGTGGCCAAATACAATATCGACTGCGACCTGACCTGGGGCTATGCCGATGTGGCGCTCAAACCTCGCCACATGCGCGAATTTGAAGCCACTGCCGAATACCATCAAAAAATGGGCTACCCCTATGACTTAACCCTGCTCGATAAGGCCGAGCTGAATCAACAGGTGGTCGGCTCCGAGCGCTATATTGGCGGCCTGATCAACCGGCAGGGCTATGGTCATGTACACCCGCTCAATCTCTGCCTCGGTGAAGCACGGGCGCTGGCCTCACTCGGTGGTCTGATCTATGAACAGAGCCCGGTCACACGGGTTGTTGAGGGCGACCAACCCGAGGTTCACACCGAACACGGTCGGGTCAAAGCCAAGCATGTGGTGCTCTGCGGCAACGCCTATATGGGCGAGTTAAAACCTGCACTGTCGAAGAAAGTGTTGCCATCTAACAGCTGTGTCATTACCACCGAGCCCCTCGGTGATCTCGCCGACACACTGATGCCAGGCAATGTTGCCTGCTGTGACCCAAGAACCGCCCTGGACTATTTTCGCCTCACCGCCGACGGTAGATTGTTGTTTGGTGGCTTATCAAACTATACCGGACTGGAACCCAGCAATATCGAAGCCACCCTGCGTAAGAATATGCTGGCGGTCTTCCCCCAGTTAGCCGACAAGCGTATCGACTACAGCTGGTCTGGCCAAATGGGTATCGGCATTAACCGGTTGCCGCAATTGGGCAGGCTCGAGGGCAATGTCTATTACATTCAGGCGTTTTCCGGTCACGGTGTGGCGCCGACTCACCTCACTGCCCGGGTCACCGCCGAGCTGATCGACGGCCAGGCCTCACGTCACGATGTCTTTGCCAAGGTCAATCACATGACCTGGCCCGGCGGCAAGCTGCTGCGCCGCCCGGCAATGGCCGTCGGCATGCTGTGGTTTAAAATGCTGGATTTACTGTAG
- a CDS encoding Lrp/AsnC family transcriptional regulator, translated as MTDEADLKILRELQKNCSQGLEALGEAVGMSTASCHRRIKKMEADKVILGKNLLLDEKKLGVQVTAMITIQLDIDTFDVDVRMQKIVQQQPEVMGCYLLSGDCDFVLIVKFSDVNAYTDYIYHFLETYKEIPIKTYSSKLVVRKVKEISDIPI; from the coding sequence ATGACAGATGAGGCTGACTTAAAAATTCTAAGAGAGCTGCAGAAAAATTGTTCTCAGGGTTTGGAAGCATTGGGTGAGGCAGTGGGCATGTCGACGGCGAGCTGTCATCGGCGGATAAAAAAAATGGAAGCCGACAAGGTGATACTCGGCAAGAATTTACTGCTGGATGAGAAAAAGCTCGGTGTGCAGGTGACAGCGATGATTACCATACAGCTTGATATAGACACCTTTGATGTCGATGTACGAATGCAGAAAATTGTGCAGCAGCAACCCGAGGTAATGGGCTGCTACCTGTTGTCCGGTGACTGTGATTTTGTCCTAATAGTCAAGTTCTCGGATGTAAACGCCTATACCGATTATATCTATCACTTCTTGGAGACGTATAAAGAGATTCCTATTAAAACCTACTCGTCTAAGTTAGTGGTGAGAAAGGTGAAAGAGATATCGGATATCCCCATCTAG
- a CDS encoding tyrosinase family protein: MINAKPTWNDDILPFFTEPFWLPKNERASIVERWHGCMVNYGLDLLHYADVKQQSVTIYNHLASKSMPLTSDERQFWPIDALETFRHWVNQGCRYDQASAFDHNDRIATPSSYQPHLLVRKDINSLSDIELNRYRAALDDIMQVANASPDSPWQRFGYIHTNWCLHYQEAFAFWHRGYLMQLEQQIGMAIPYWDWMAIDASVDGSDQAGLPLAFLEETYQHPTSGETRPNPLRFAAAKDGCSKACSGDNHADDIDCAVVQRNPLFYTRGKQQQAERQALFSMVKIFQQQVVDALKFENFSTPQGVGHPWANIPNFTPPQPDQDYRYRDINFDGLYEQPHDNYHGWVGGDMADNAYTAFDPIFYSFHANIDRMLEVWLRNHPQAQFSAGVALRPFSGATADSLEFSTPDLWRYTSIGQLAQDCRRIGYDFGPPVAAQFGDVSMPQQGILRQSHEPALSPKETAWIAFDHVRCTHDSYVIDVFINQPSPCAEDCTTDNPHFVGRFSRIGMGMVDQNNRCITQGVSRYLNASNTVAALGLSENSTTVLSTRVSHLESGQPVSDDEQQSLPGFAPVLVWGSPQATTVSSQPTPSCCATA; this comes from the coding sequence ATGATTAATGCCAAGCCAACCTGGAATGATGATATTTTACCGTTTTTCACCGAGCCATTCTGGCTACCGAAGAACGAAAGAGCCTCCATTGTAGAGCGGTGGCATGGCTGTATGGTCAACTATGGTCTAGACCTGTTGCACTACGCAGACGTGAAGCAGCAATCGGTCACTATCTACAACCATCTTGCCTCTAAAAGCATGCCGCTAACCTCCGACGAGCGTCAATTCTGGCCTATCGATGCACTGGAGACATTTCGCCACTGGGTGAACCAAGGCTGTCGCTACGACCAAGCGTCCGCCTTTGACCACAACGATAGAATTGCCACTCCCAGCAGTTATCAACCGCATCTATTAGTCCGCAAAGACATCAACAGCCTCAGCGACATCGAGCTTAATCGCTATCGTGCGGCTCTCGATGACATTATGCAGGTCGCCAACGCCTCCCCCGACAGCCCCTGGCAACGGTTTGGCTATATCCATACAAACTGGTGCCTGCATTACCAAGAGGCCTTTGCCTTTTGGCACCGCGGTTACCTGATGCAGCTTGAGCAGCAAATTGGCATGGCTATTCCATACTGGGACTGGATGGCCATCGACGCCAGTGTCGACGGCAGCGACCAAGCTGGCCTGCCATTAGCCTTCTTAGAAGAAACCTATCAGCACCCGACCAGTGGCGAGACTCGCCCCAACCCACTGCGCTTTGCCGCCGCCAAAGATGGCTGTTCAAAAGCCTGCAGCGGTGACAACCATGCCGACGACATCGACTGCGCCGTGGTCCAGCGAAATCCGCTGTTTTATACCCGGGGCAAGCAACAGCAGGCCGAGCGACAGGCACTGTTCTCGATGGTAAAAATCTTTCAACAACAGGTTGTCGATGCTCTCAAGTTCGAGAATTTCAGTACCCCACAGGGGGTTGGCCACCCCTGGGCCAATATCCCCAATTTTACCCCGCCACAACCCGACCAGGACTACCGTTACCGCGATATTAACTTCGATGGACTCTACGAACAGCCCCATGATAACTACCATGGTTGGGTTGGCGGCGATATGGCCGACAACGCCTATACCGCCTTTGACCCTATTTTTTACTCCTTCCACGCTAACATTGATCGCATGTTAGAAGTGTGGCTGCGCAATCATCCACAGGCCCAATTCAGTGCCGGCGTTGCTCTTCGCCCGTTCAGTGGTGCCACTGCAGACAGCCTTGAGTTCTCCACTCCTGATCTTTGGCGTTATACCAGTATTGGCCAATTGGCACAGGACTGCCGCCGCATTGGTTACGACTTTGGGCCACCTGTTGCCGCTCAGTTTGGCGATGTCTCCATGCCCCAGCAAGGTATTTTAAGACAGAGCCATGAACCCGCATTATCACCGAAAGAAACCGCGTGGATAGCCTTCGATCATGTCCGCTGTACCCATGACAGTTATGTCATCGATGTTTTTATCAATCAGCCCAGCCCCTGCGCAGAGGATTGCACCACCGATAACCCGCACTTTGTCGGCCGCTTTAGCAGAATAGGCATGGGCATGGTCGATCAAAACAACCGCTGTATTACTCAGGGTGTCAGCCGCTACCTTAATGCCAGTAATACCGTCGCAGCACTGGGCCTATCGGAAAATAGCACCACAGTGCTAAGCACCCGTGTCAGCCATCTCGAGAGTGGCCAGCCGGTCAGTGACGACGAACAACAATCGCTGCCCGGCTTTGCCCCTGTTCTGGTCTGGGGAAGCCCACAGGCAACCACTGTTTCCAGTCAACCAACACCGTCGTGCTGCGCCACCGCCTAA
- a CDS encoding NUDIX hydrolase yields the protein MTNRSLFFFLILFSTSASAGNMPKGNAGVIPYACQNGQALVLLAYDPYYKRKGWGAFGGGNKFGETIDETASREFNEETNCAFEKLHLSSQPYSVSANYYTFLAPVSYQPVFAISANQGDCSNVERHSWLWLQHSDLVHALDNNTDIHVANNLGYDASIHLWSGARRSLTQALKDGVLQRQLDCQGSK from the coding sequence ATGACAAATCGTTCCCTATTTTTCTTTCTTATCCTATTCAGCACCTCTGCATCAGCCGGCAACATGCCCAAGGGTAACGCCGGTGTCATTCCCTATGCCTGTCAAAATGGCCAGGCTTTGGTGTTATTAGCCTATGACCCCTACTACAAACGAAAAGGCTGGGGTGCCTTTGGTGGCGGCAATAAATTTGGTGAGACCATCGACGAAACCGCCAGTCGAGAGTTCAACGAGGAGACCAACTGCGCCTTTGAAAAACTACATTTGAGCAGCCAGCCATACAGTGTATCCGCCAATTACTATACCTTTCTTGCTCCCGTGTCTTACCAGCCAGTGTTTGCCATCTCGGCTAATCAAGGCGACTGCAGCAATGTTGAACGCCACAGCTGGCTGTGGCTGCAGCACAGCGATTTAGTCCACGCACTGGATAACAACACCGATATCCACGTTGCCAACAACCTCGGTTACGATGCCTCGATCCACCTATGGTCTGGCGCCAGGCGCTCATTGACTCAGGCGCTTAAAGATGGGGTGCTGCAGCGACAGTTGGATTGCCAGGGTTCAAAATGA
- a CDS encoding RDD family protein — protein MSNTNPDNGESHYEYAGFWIRAGASVIDSIIIVLFTVPIIYAVYGESYFYSQDHVQGASDIIITYILPFIATILFWKYKSATPGKMAIKVKIVDAKTGNPPSTSQSIIRYLGYYVSMIPLFLGFFWVIWDSKKQGWHDKMAGTVVIRPKNKGVETVNFSEQ, from the coding sequence ATGAGTAATACCAACCCAGATAACGGCGAATCCCACTACGAATACGCAGGGTTTTGGATCAGAGCCGGCGCCTCGGTAATCGATTCGATCATCATCGTATTGTTCACCGTGCCGATTATTTATGCTGTCTATGGTGAGTCCTATTTTTATTCTCAAGATCATGTGCAAGGCGCATCCGACATTATCATCACGTATATACTGCCCTTTATTGCCACTATTTTATTTTGGAAATACAAATCGGCGACACCGGGAAAGATGGCGATTAAAGTGAAAATCGTCGATGCCAAAACAGGCAACCCACCGTCGACATCACAATCAATTATTCGCTATTTGGGCTACTACGTCTCGATGATTCCACTGTTTTTGGGTTTCTTCTGGGTGATTTGGGACAGCAAGAAACAGGGATGGCACGACAAGATGGCCGGCACCGTGGTTATTCGTCCAAAGAACAAAGGCGTAGAAACGGTGAATTTTTCTGAACAATAG
- a CDS encoding c-type cytochrome: MRLLCRIVCLFFCLQSHADDIEQSLLRGQYLAQVAGCISCHTADNGATNAGGRRFDTDLGVVYSTNITSDNKTGMGRYSYTEFYNALHYGQGKQRQLLPIMPFNSFKLLTERDTLALYRYYMSIPAVVRQLPRNQLHFPLNYDIALNGWGWLQQRQAWLSISHHKKNDNKAVQTTSSHGEQWQRGRYIVEAVAGCGRCHTPKSVLSQPDNSRRLAGAINQNFYAPNITAAELRRQNWTQQDLRQLFRQGYSSRHGTVLTGAYAVPYHYLKPLSKGDMDAAISYLLDTEQPVIANRPVNYGHNQKLPGYQTYQGYCAGCHGLNGEGIEQVAPAMIGNSTLNAQQPFNSVAIILKGVKPRHVEALMGFYEMPDYGEEFNNQTLADLVNYLRTTWSRQTTLLTANDVADIRQRFEPNH, from the coding sequence GTGCGGCTTTTATGCCGTATAGTTTGCCTTTTTTTCTGCCTACAATCACACGCCGATGATATCGAACAGTCACTGCTACGTGGCCAATACCTTGCTCAAGTCGCAGGCTGTATCAGTTGTCACACCGCCGATAACGGCGCCACAAATGCTGGCGGCAGACGCTTCGACACCGATCTCGGTGTGGTGTACTCCACTAACATCACCAGCGATAACAAAACAGGCATGGGCCGCTACAGCTATACCGAGTTTTACAACGCCCTGCATTACGGCCAAGGTAAACAACGCCAACTACTGCCAATCATGCCTTTTAACAGCTTTAAGTTGCTGACCGAGCGCGACACCTTGGCTCTCTACCGCTACTACATGTCTATCCCCGCAGTGGTGCGACAACTCCCCCGTAACCAACTGCACTTTCCACTCAACTACGATATCGCCCTCAACGGCTGGGGCTGGTTACAGCAGCGCCAAGCCTGGCTGTCGATCAGTCATCACAAAAAAAACGACAACAAGGCAGTCCAGACAACGAGCAGTCACGGTGAGCAGTGGCAGCGAGGACGCTATATAGTCGAGGCCGTCGCTGGCTGCGGTCGTTGCCACACGCCAAAATCCGTCCTATCACAACCCGACAACAGCCGCCGCTTGGCTGGGGCAATTAATCAGAATTTTTATGCCCCCAATATTACCGCCGCAGAATTAAGACGCCAAAATTGGACCCAGCAGGACTTGCGACAACTGTTTCGCCAGGGCTATTCCAGTCGCCACGGCACCGTGCTGACCGGCGCCTATGCCGTTCCCTATCACTATTTAAAACCGTTATCCAAGGGCGATATGGATGCCGCTATTAGTTACTTACTCGACACCGAACAGCCTGTGATTGCCAACCGGCCGGTTAATTATGGCCACAATCAAAAATTGCCCGGCTATCAAACCTACCAGGGTTACTGCGCCGGCTGTCACGGCCTCAATGGTGAGGGTATCGAACAGGTGGCCCCGGCAATGATTGGCAATAGCACACTCAATGCCCAGCAACCCTTCAACAGCGTCGCCATTATTTTAAAAGGGGTAAAGCCCCGTCATGTTGAGGCCTTGATGGGGTTTTATGAAATGCCTGACTACGGCGAAGAGTTTAATAATCAGACTCTGGCAGATCTGGTGAATTACCTGCGGACAACCTGGTCACGACAAACCACGTTGCTGACGGCAAACGATGTCGCCGATATCCGCCAGCGCTTCGAACCCAACCATTAA
- a CDS encoding DUF2804 domain-containing protein: MRPSMPATPYPDCLIDEDGQPRLGYFDQPVADLGLDKFRYFNSMDKPAGALRRYVDFKQFQFISINTGHHIIGVAIADIRYLASGFCYVYDLASNTLVEQNWLRPARLGYQTMPSATEGQAYIGSGNNRLEFTISGGQWRLKIDTDNIQADVQLHGEEGELPLALCSPTGYQGWTYTQKHNCLSVEGRLSINNTIEDLSEALAGYDFSAGYMRRETNWCWASINNRLSCGRRFGLNLATGVNESGVSENCCWLDGQRHYLPSVQFTFKRQRGQALHLSDWQVRSNATNSEGRPIIELSFTPLNCRQERLNLWLLKSNFRQYIGHYNGVIETADGEKIIINNMLGLSEDHFARW, translated from the coding sequence ATGAGACCTTCGATGCCGGCCACCCCCTACCCTGACTGTTTAATCGATGAAGATGGCCAACCACGGCTTGGCTATTTCGATCAGCCTGTTGCCGATTTAGGCTTGGATAAATTTCGCTACTTCAACAGCATGGATAAGCCCGCAGGGGCACTGCGTCGCTATGTTGACTTCAAACAATTCCAGTTCATCAGTATCAATACCGGTCACCACATCATTGGCGTCGCCATTGCCGACATCCGTTATCTGGCCAGCGGCTTTTGCTATGTCTATGACTTGGCCAGCAATACTCTGGTCGAGCAAAATTGGCTGCGCCCCGCCCGCCTTGGTTATCAAACCATGCCATCGGCGACCGAGGGTCAAGCCTATATTGGCAGCGGTAATAACCGTCTCGAGTTCACCATCAGCGGTGGCCAATGGCGGCTGAAGATCGACACCGACAATATTCAGGCCGATGTACAGCTGCATGGGGAGGAGGGAGAGTTGCCACTGGCGCTGTGCTCGCCCACCGGTTATCAGGGCTGGACTTACACCCAGAAGCACAACTGTCTCAGCGTCGAAGGCCGGCTCAGCATAAACAATACTATTGAGGATTTGTCCGAGGCTTTGGCCGGCTATGATTTCTCCGCCGGTTATATGCGGCGGGAGACCAACTGGTGCTGGGCCAGTATTAACAACCGTCTCAGCTGTGGCCGTCGCTTCGGCCTCAACCTCGCCACCGGCGTCAACGAGAGCGGCGTCAGTGAAAACTGCTGCTGGCTCGACGGCCAACGTCACTACCTACCCAGCGTTCAATTCACTTTTAAACGCCAGCGCGGCCAAGCCCTTCATCTCAGCGACTGGCAGGTGCGCAGTAACGCAACCAACAGTGAGGGAAGGCCGATTATTGAGCTTAGCTTTACACCGCTGAACTGCCGCCAGGAGCGGCTCAACCTGTGGCTGCTGAAGAGTAACTTCAGGCAGTACATTGGCCACTATAACGGCGTTATCGAAACCGCCGATGGCGAGAAAATCATCATCAATAATATGCTGGGCCTCAGCGAAGACCACTTTGCTCGCTGGTAG
- the pstB gene encoding phosphate ABC transporter ATP-binding protein PstB: MNSTNVKMPELAMNCHIKSIHYGDFLAVRDSELPIEKGKITGLIGPSGCGKSTVLRSLNRMNDMVQGFNFEGSIEFMGIDLYEKKIDPVLVRRYIGMVFQQPNPFAMSIYDNVAFGLRLNGFKGNKSDLDQRVEKALRRAALWDSVKDKLQKSGLSLSGGQQQRLCIARAIATEPSVLLMDEPCSALDPIATRKIEALMLELRERFSIVIVTHNMQQAKRIADNTAFFSVDMSGDSHTGHLVEMGKTEQIFENPKHEMTRHYIAGEFS; the protein is encoded by the coding sequence ATGAATAGTACAAATGTAAAAATGCCAGAATTGGCGATGAACTGTCACATTAAGAGTATTCACTACGGCGATTTTTTGGCGGTAAGAGACAGTGAATTACCGATTGAGAAGGGAAAAATAACCGGCCTGATCGGCCCCTCTGGCTGTGGTAAGTCAACCGTGCTGCGTAGCTTAAACCGCATGAATGATATGGTACAGGGGTTTAATTTCGAAGGCTCGATCGAATTTATGGGCATCGATCTCTATGAAAAGAAAATCGATCCGGTACTGGTGCGTCGCTACATCGGTATGGTGTTTCAGCAGCCCAACCCCTTTGCTATGAGTATTTACGATAACGTTGCCTTCGGCCTGCGGCTCAATGGTTTCAAGGGCAATAAATCGGATCTTGATCAGCGCGTAGAGAAGGCGTTACGTCGTGCCGCGCTGTGGGATTCGGTCAAGGATAAATTACAAAAATCCGGTTTGTCGTTATCCGGTGGTCAGCAGCAGCGTCTGTGTATCGCCCGCGCCATCGCCACCGAGCCATCGGTGCTGTTGATGGATGAGCCTTGCTCGGCTCTCGACCCGATTGCAACGCGTAAGATTGAGGCGCTGATGTTGGAACTGCGTGAGCGTTTCAGTATTGTTATCGTCACCCACAATATGCAGCAGGCTAAGCGTATTGCCGATAATACCGCGTTCTTCTCCGTCGATATGTCAGGGGATAGCCACACCGGTCACCTGGTCGAAATGGGCAAGACTGAACAGATTTTTGAAAATCCAAAGCACGAGATGACCCGTCACTACATCGCCGGCGAATTTAGCTAA